In one Zobellia galactanivorans genomic region, the following are encoded:
- a CDS encoding SusC/RagA family TonB-linked outer membrane protein, translating to MKKCKKQTLGLKLVYFLMILSGSIFSAQAQQTVSGTVTDNKGELLPGVNVVVKGTNRGVVADFDGNYNIKVDTGEVLLFSFVGFEAKEKLVGGMTIMNVVLQESSENLDEVVVVAYGTKKKRDVIGSIAKVDGAKIAQTATGSITTALAGRASGVQVTNGQVTLRGISSINSGNSPLWIVDGVGGGQGDINPNDVESIEVLKDAAATAVYGSRASNGVIIVTTKRGKRGNPRFNLNYHSGISQLTNTDLGYAGTDRLFDIMEIGSQNYDGTSWDFQQSVMSQNPWATGNETITNEEARSINTNWNDLLTRAGSYHDVNFSASSGTENSNLYATINYRSYDGNYIHDEGENVSGRLNVEFVKGSLTYGLRVFGKYSESSNSGAGFVHGLTWLPVYSDTNASGYWNAETGANPLANSDPKFRSNNNRNFGVNSVVFAKWKMPFVQGLTLSANYQPNISMGKSDSYKAGAITQNFATQGNTGNGSATQSYGYVFNSLVNYNHTFGEDHNIDFVGGFEQGASKSTWTGVQGTNLLGVFHEVKKSTDPITGSDYLSSEGYRRNFFSRLDYKFKDRYLIGVSASREGSAKFVKENRWGTFYSGSAGWIISDENFLSSADWISLLKLRGSIGQTGNSSIPYVTETNYSTNISIRNYGGVGNTYITNFANKLASWETSTMSDFGVDFGFLKNRINGSIAYYKQDVEDMLLATPLPYSSGLASGNGGTARGGSFVENIGDMVNKGIELDVSWIAVNNDKFSWTVGGNVAFNENKVVALNPEADITGKGIIKYAANRYYTLTRSGAAIGQYYLPESAGVDPQTGVSMIYEVDREVYEETGATVKTGRLIPATTNNKGNNRMIQEDKTALPTFYGGFFNDFKYKNFDLSVLFSFQGGNYIYNDDLYKGLGTGSAPVLADAYTKSWEKPGDITEYPQLMYANRYPYDDEGEYVEGGKFLYDGAESKYLQRGDYMKLKELVLGYSIPASVLDRLGVSKFRLYFNATNLFTITDYTGFDPELQRYGGDGVLNGMTSRSSMPQTRTFSLGINLNF from the coding sequence ATGAAAAAATGTAAAAAGCAAACTCTGGGGCTGAAATTGGTTTATTTCTTGATGATTTTATCAGGGAGTATCTTTTCCGCACAAGCACAACAAACGGTTTCCGGAACGGTTACCGATAATAAAGGGGAGTTACTTCCTGGGGTAAATGTGGTAGTCAAAGGTACCAATAGGGGGGTAGTCGCCGATTTTGATGGTAACTATAATATTAAGGTTGACACTGGGGAGGTGTTATTGTTCTCCTTTGTAGGTTTTGAGGCCAAGGAAAAACTTGTTGGAGGAATGACTATTATGAATGTTGTGTTGCAAGAATCTTCCGAGAATTTAGATGAGGTAGTTGTTGTTGCCTACGGTACCAAGAAAAAACGTGATGTAATAGGGTCGATAGCAAAGGTAGATGGCGCCAAGATTGCACAGACGGCAACAGGATCGATAACAACTGCTTTGGCAGGAAGGGCGTCTGGGGTGCAGGTTACGAACGGACAGGTTACCTTGAGGGGTATCAGTTCCATAAATTCAGGAAATTCCCCTCTTTGGATAGTTGATGGTGTTGGCGGAGGTCAAGGCGACATCAACCCAAATGACGTTGAATCTATTGAAGTGTTGAAAGATGCAGCGGCTACGGCGGTGTATGGTTCAAGGGCTTCCAACGGGGTAATCATAGTGACGACCAAAAGAGGAAAAAGGGGTAACCCGCGTTTTAATTTGAACTATCACTCGGGTATATCCCAATTGACAAATACGGATTTGGGATATGCTGGTACCGATAGACTATTCGATATTATGGAGATTGGTAGCCAAAACTACGATGGTACCAGTTGGGATTTTCAGCAGAGTGTAATGTCCCAAAACCCATGGGCAACGGGTAATGAAACGATTACCAATGAAGAGGCTCGAAGCATCAATACCAATTGGAATGATTTGCTCACACGTGCCGGTAGTTACCACGATGTCAATTTTTCCGCCTCTAGTGGTACCGAGAACTCTAATTTGTATGCAACGATCAACTACAGAAGCTATGATGGCAATTACATACATGATGAGGGTGAAAACGTGTCGGGCCGTTTAAATGTGGAGTTTGTAAAAGGAAGTCTCACCTATGGATTAAGGGTTTTTGGTAAGTATAGTGAAAGCAGTAATAGCGGGGCGGGTTTTGTACACGGTCTTACTTGGCTGCCTGTTTATAGCGATACCAATGCATCAGGTTATTGGAATGCCGAGACCGGGGCCAATCCATTGGCAAATTCGGACCCTAAATTCAGGTCTAATAATAACCGTAATTTTGGGGTTAATTCAGTAGTTTTTGCCAAGTGGAAGATGCCGTTTGTTCAGGGTTTGACATTGTCGGCAAATTATCAGCCCAATATAAGTATGGGCAAAAGCGATTCGTACAAAGCGGGAGCCATTACACAAAATTTCGCAACCCAAGGCAATACGGGTAACGGAAGCGCTACTCAGAGCTACGGATATGTTTTTAATTCACTCGTAAACTATAACCATACTTTTGGCGAGGATCACAATATTGATTTTGTGGGCGGATTTGAACAAGGGGCTTCAAAAAGTACATGGACCGGTGTTCAGGGTACCAATCTTTTAGGGGTGTTTCACGAGGTTAAAAAATCAACTGATCCTATAACGGGATCTGATTATTTGAGTTCTGAAGGTTACCGGAGAAATTTCTTTTCGCGCTTGGACTACAAATTTAAAGACCGTTATTTAATTGGTGTTAGTGCAAGTAGGGAAGGGTCGGCTAAGTTCGTGAAGGAAAACCGGTGGGGAACCTTCTATTCCGGGTCGGCCGGCTGGATTATCTCAGATGAGAACTTCTTGTCATCGGCAGATTGGATTTCGCTGTTGAAGTTAAGGGGAAGTATCGGACAGACCGGTAATTCAAGTATTCCTTATGTAACGGAAACCAATTATTCTACCAATATATCTATTAGAAATTATGGAGGAGTAGGAAATACTTACATCACTAATTTCGCCAATAAATTGGCATCATGGGAAACTTCTACCATGAGCGATTTTGGAGTAGACTTCGGATTTCTTAAAAATAGGATTAACGGTTCCATTGCATACTACAAACAAGATGTGGAGGATATGTTATTGGCAACACCACTACCTTATTCTTCTGGTTTGGCTAGCGGAAACGGGGGCACGGCAAGAGGAGGTTCTTTTGTAGAGAACATTGGAGACATGGTCAATAAGGGAATTGAATTGGATGTTTCATGGATAGCCGTGAACAACGATAAATTTTCATGGACCGTGGGAGGTAATGTCGCTTTTAACGAAAATAAAGTGGTAGCTCTTAACCCTGAAGCCGATATAACAGGAAAGGGAATAATTAAATATGCCGCCAATAGATACTATACACTTACAAGGTCAGGGGCGGCAATTGGTCAATATTATCTACCTGAATCTGCCGGAGTGGATCCTCAAACCGGGGTTTCAATGATTTATGAGGTTGATAGGGAAGTTTATGAAGAAACAGGTGCTACCGTCAAAACGGGAAGGTTGATTCCTGCAACTACCAATAACAAAGGAAATAACAGAATGATTCAAGAGGATAAGACTGCCTTACCTACTTTTTACGGAGGTTTTTTCAATGATTTTAAATATAAGAACTTTGATCTTTCTGTCTTATTTTCTTTTCAAGGGGGCAACTATATCTATAATGATGACCTATACAAAGGTTTAGGGACGGGAAGCGCTCCGGTCTTGGCTGACGCCTATACCAAATCTTGGGAAAAACCGGGAGATATTACCGAATATCCACAGTTGATGTATGCAAATCGATATCCATATGATGATGAGGGCGAATATGTAGAGGGGGGTAAATTCTTATACGACGGAGCTGAATCCAAATACCTTCAAAGAGGAGATTATATGAAATTAAAAGAGCTGGTTCTAGGGTATTCCATTCCCGCTTCCGTTCTAGATCGTTTAGGGGTTTCAAAATTCCGTCTGTATTTTAATGCCACGAACTTATTCACTATTACCGATTATACCGGGTTTGACCCCGAGCTTCAGCGCTATGGCGGTGATGGTGTTCTTAATGGTATGACTTCTCGCTCTTCTATGCCGCAGACAAGAACATTCTCCCTCGGTATCAACCTTAATTTCTAA
- a CDS encoding RagB/SusD family nutrient uptake outer membrane protein, whose protein sequence is MKNRYSTLILLSLLALVFVQCNDDEFFELERPQLFPWNSVDEFELSVVDSYYGFFLNSGWTAPYGYSAYRDFVISDISTHTDHQPLEHAAINQYDRDFTAVSNSEGDAEFAQLYRVLNQILPGLKFIEEKEQEGTDAFSAMTPEDRNQLQQQKGELYFMRAWTNYHLAKGFMPTYVPGGDNSGRYIPLKQNFDETADALRSSQLGSVQEFYDLMVSDLQKAKELLPEQHAKAGRANKYAAATLLYRIKFAMGDHAGALDECNFVITDAVDAKGYYDLSQDPEMAWTRNFGDAKANEVIWEVAFRPESSDNDIPFARMTKIGYYRANGGGRGDGTLDENGNVNGWVQSWAGTMALSYYALGRMGWMDMTTNTPTPEALADKRFNQLYYFLKAGADRNAAVDTVGMSVPERVAYMTSFDGNPKVTKNHIWIDKYYRAEDGRYAQLPLMRLAELYLSRAMLRLSVNNDVIGATADVNVVRQRAGLTGLASVTAQSVEEERLRELAGEGGDRMLYMKGFKKEIDGNKFNEAGVAIPAIAFPYEGMYTPVPLGETDYNDNYNN, encoded by the coding sequence ATGAAAAATAGATATAGTACTTTAATATTGTTATCGCTATTGGCTTTGGTTTTTGTACAGTGCAATGACGATGAATTTTTTGAGTTGGAACGCCCTCAATTGTTCCCTTGGAACAGTGTGGATGAGTTTGAGCTTTCCGTTGTGGATTCTTACTACGGATTTTTTCTTAACTCAGGTTGGACTGCCCCTTATGGTTATTCGGCATATCGCGATTTTGTAATAAGTGATATTTCAACCCATACTGACCATCAACCTTTGGAGCATGCCGCGATCAATCAATACGACCGTGATTTTACGGCGGTATCCAATTCAGAGGGCGATGCCGAGTTTGCCCAACTATACAGGGTTTTGAACCAAATATTACCAGGTTTGAAATTTATCGAGGAGAAAGAGCAAGAAGGTACCGATGCCTTTTCTGCTATGACTCCCGAAGATCGAAATCAGCTGCAACAGCAAAAGGGGGAGTTGTACTTCATGAGAGCCTGGACCAATTATCATTTGGCCAAGGGCTTTATGCCTACCTACGTACCGGGAGGGGATAATTCGGGAAGATATATTCCGTTAAAACAGAATTTTGACGAAACGGCCGATGCATTGCGGAGTTCACAATTGGGAAGCGTTCAAGAATTTTATGATTTGATGGTTTCCGATTTGCAAAAGGCAAAAGAGCTGCTTCCTGAACAACACGCTAAAGCGGGTCGAGCTAATAAGTATGCAGCAGCGACCCTATTGTATCGCATAAAATTTGCTATGGGCGACCATGCCGGGGCCTTGGATGAATGCAATTTTGTCATTACCGATGCGGTAGATGCCAAAGGGTATTATGACCTTTCCCAAGATCCTGAAATGGCCTGGACAAGAAATTTTGGCGACGCCAAAGCGAATGAGGTGATTTGGGAGGTGGCTTTTCGTCCTGAATCAAGTGATAATGATATTCCCTTTGCGCGAATGACCAAAATAGGCTATTACAGGGCCAATGGAGGCGGTAGAGGTGATGGTACACTTGACGAGAACGGTAATGTGAACGGTTGGGTACAGAGTTGGGCCGGAACCATGGCATTGTCTTATTACGCCTTGGGGCGAATGGGTTGGATGGATATGACTACAAATACCCCTACACCTGAAGCCTTGGCCGATAAAAGGTTCAATCAACTTTATTATTTCCTAAAGGCAGGAGCAGATAGAAATGCTGCAGTGGATACCGTGGGTATGTCGGTACCGGAAAGAGTGGCATATATGACTTCTTTTGACGGTAATCCCAAGGTAACAAAAAACCATATTTGGATCGATAAGTATTATCGGGCCGAAGATGGAAGGTATGCCCAACTGCCTTTGATGCGATTGGCTGAGCTTTACCTGTCACGAGCCATGCTTCGCCTTTCTGTAAACAATGATGTAATCGGTGCTACCGCCGATGTTAATGTGGTGCGACAAAGGGCAGGTCTGACGGGTCTGGCTTCGGTTACTGCACAATCGGTAGAGGAAGAACGATTAAGGGAGCTTGCCGGTGAAGGTGGAGATCGCATGTTGTACATGAAAGGTTTTAAAAAGGAAATTGACGGTAATAAATTCAACGAAGCCGGAGTTGCTATTCCTGCCATTGCTTTTCCTTATGAAGGCATGTATACCCCCGTTCCTTTGGGAGAAACCGATTATAACGACAATTACAACAACTAA